A DNA window from Microcystis aeruginosa NIES-843 contains the following coding sequences:
- a CDS encoding RNA-guided endonuclease InsQ/TnpB family protein: MEQAWVSYFAAFRAWKKHPEKFLGKPKIIKYKDKTKGRNLLIYSQESIYKKPLKEGICHLSMSDLKMTTSRREIIEVRIVPKSSCYVIEIVYERRSETTDKQQIAGVDLGVNNLMAVTTNQTGVAPLLVNGRPLKAINTFYNKQRSQQQAQLKTRNNQPSSKRLLFLTHKRNCRVENYLHTASKRVIDWCTIHQIGTLIIGHNERMKQSLNLGKRNNQQFVNIPHNRLIEMLTYKAQLKGIKVIITEESYTSQSSALDRDELPKYGEEKPLFKGKRLARGLYKMGTNQLLNADVNGAFNIIRKVIPDVIDQGIKGLPFNPLRA; the protein is encoded by the coding sequence TTGGAGCAAGCTTGGGTTAGTTATTTTGCCGCTTTTAGAGCTTGGAAAAAACACCCTGAAAAATTTTTAGGAAAACCCAAAATCATTAAGTATAAGGACAAAACCAAAGGAAGGAACCTGCTAATATATTCTCAGGAATCAATTTATAAAAAACCTTTAAAAGAAGGAATTTGTCACTTGTCTATGAGCGACTTAAAAATGACCACTTCCCGAAGAGAAATAATTGAAGTGAGAATTGTCCCCAAAAGTAGCTGTTATGTCATTGAAATAGTCTATGAAAGACGGTCGGAAACCACAGATAAACAACAGATAGCTGGGGTAGATTTAGGAGTTAATAACTTAATGGCTGTAACTACAAATCAAACAGGTGTAGCACCTCTTTTGGTCAATGGCAGACCGTTAAAAGCAATTAACACCTTCTACAACAAACAACGGTCACAACAACAAGCTCAATTAAAAACTCGAAATAATCAACCCTCATCTAAGAGATTGCTATTCCTAACCCATAAACGAAACTGTCGAGTAGAAAATTATCTACACACAGCCAGTAAAAGAGTAATAGATTGGTGTACTATTCATCAAATAGGGACGTTAATAATTGGGCATAATGAGCGGATGAAACAATCTCTTAATCTAGGAAAAAGGAATAATCAACAATTTGTCAATATTCCCCATAATAGATTAATAGAAATGTTAACCTACAAAGCTCAATTAAAAGGAATAAAAGTCATAATAACTGAAGAATCCTATACCTCACAATCCAGTGCTTTAGATAGGGATGAGTTACCTAAATATGGTGAAGAAAAACCATTATTTAAGGGAAAAAGGTTAGCTAGGGGACTGTATAAAATGGGAACAAATCAGTTGTTAAATGCCGATGTCAATGGGGCATTTAACATCATTAGAAAAGTAATTCCTGATGTCATTGACCAGGGAATAAAGGGTTTGCCGTTTAATCCGCTCCGTGCTTGA
- a CDS encoding DUF3067 family protein, protein MTGVDLQQLLLEKWGRSYDIQLRRIKDKVHVQVMWKYLEQASFPLSESEYLEHLNVIANYLHEWGGFSQFQAFIRETRERPRLGKAVSLALDLGERASEWLISDQ, encoded by the coding sequence ATGACGGGTGTGGACTTACAGCAATTATTACTAGAAAAATGGGGTCGTTCCTACGATATCCAGCTGCGACGCATCAAAGATAAGGTTCATGTCCAGGTAATGTGGAAATATCTCGAACAAGCTTCTTTTCCCCTCTCCGAGTCCGAATATCTGGAACATCTCAATGTGATCGCTAATTATCTCCACGAATGGGGTGGTTTTAGTCAATTTCAAGCTTTTATCCGCGAAACCCGCGAGCGTCCCCGTCTCGGTAAAGCGGTTAGTCTGGCCTTAGATTTAGGTGAAAGGGCCTCGGAATGGCTGATCAGTGATCAGTGA
- a CDS encoding PEP-CTERM sorting domain-containing protein has translation MKTTNYNVMGSAFFDYASPTSTDEMGIFNLTVTSVGPGWIYNLILEKGVFAAVPEPSAILGILAVAGVGAFARRKS, from the coding sequence ATGAAGACCACTAATTACAATGTAATGGGTTCAGCGTTTTTTGACTATGCGAGTCCTACCAGTACCGATGAGATGGGAATTTTCAACCTGACCGTCACGTCCGTTGGTCCGGGATGGATCTATAATTTAATTCTCGAAAAAGGCGTTTTCGCAGCAGTTCCCGAGCCCTCTGCTATCCTGGGTATCCTAGCGGTTGCCGGTGTTGGTGCTTTTGCTCGTCGCAAGAGCTAG
- a CDS encoding IS5-like element ISMae4 family transposase, translating into MFISKIMDYQNLSDEQFKRRFGVYKQTYRKMVESVKSVEADSNSPSKRGPKPKLSIEEQVLVTLEYWREYRTYFHIGTSWELSESTICRIVNKTEKMLLQSGNFRLKGKKALLNQAEIPVITVMDVTETPIERPQKKQKDFFSGKRGYHTLKSQLVADQNTKEIICVFCGKGRGHDFSLFKKSRVRFHPLTTSIEDSGYQGIAAYHSNSYTPKKKSKNRKLTELEKEYNKALAKERIIIEPINRKLKIFKILSCKYRNRRRRYSLRVNLLAAIYNGELGIGIAAS; encoded by the coding sequence ATGTTTATTAGCAAAATTATGGATTATCAAAACTTATCAGATGAACAATTCAAACGCCGTTTCGGTGTGTATAAACAAACATATAGAAAGATGGTAGAATCAGTAAAAAGTGTTGAAGCCGACTCTAATTCACCATCTAAAAGGGGACCGAAACCTAAACTATCTATAGAAGAACAAGTTTTAGTAACGTTAGAATATTGGCGAGAATATAGAACATATTTTCACATTGGTACAAGCTGGGAACTATCAGAATCAACTATATGTCGGATTGTAAATAAGACGGAAAAAATGCTTTTACAATCGGGAAACTTCCGTTTAAAAGGAAAAAAAGCTTTACTCAATCAAGCAGAGATACCGGTCATAACGGTAATGGATGTAACGGAAACTCCCATTGAACGCCCCCAAAAGAAACAGAAAGATTTTTTTTCGGGTAAAAGAGGTTATCATACTTTAAAATCCCAATTAGTAGCTGATCAAAATACAAAGGAAATTATCTGTGTCTTTTGTGGGAAAGGTAGAGGTCATGATTTTAGTTTATTTAAAAAAAGTCGAGTTCGTTTTCATCCTTTAACTACCAGCATAGAAGACAGTGGTTATCAGGGAATAGCTGCATACCATAGTAATAGTTATACACCGAAAAAGAAATCGAAAAATAGAAAATTAACAGAGTTAGAAAAAGAGTATAACAAGGCTTTAGCCAAAGAAAGGATTATCATTGAACCTATAAATAGGAAACTCAAAATCTTTAAAATCTTATCCTGTAAATATCGGAATCGTCGTCGAAGATATAGTTTAAGAGTTAACTTGTTGGCGGCTATTTATAACGGTGAGTTAGGGATAGGTATAGCAGCTTCTTAA
- a CDS encoding IS1634 family transposase, producing the protein MNQSTEIEVKNLDHLGLVAGIIDEIGIVEIINEQVSIERGEIVTAGQVVKAIILNGLGFVSRALYLFPQFFEDKATEHLLGEGIEPKHLNDDKIGRVMDKLYQLDVSGIFLLISLAAVKKFGVATENSHLDSTSLSVEGEYKKEYPTVEILKSGAVGEEIETRQQPIKITYGYSRDRRPDLKQFMIDLIVSGDGDVPLFLKVGDGNEADKAVFGQIAREFKKQVDFDSLIVGDSALYSKENLKLMKEMRWLSRVPLSIKEAQELVDSISEKELTDSEIPGYSWRETISNYGGIEQRWLLVESQARQESDLKKLEKKIEQEKNSAQEKIRQLSRREFENRAVALAIAKGLSDSLKSHQLTEIKVNLIPPESQGSKLKSKDDLPSQSYQVQAELELNLTAIERLKKRAGRFVLATNDLEKQRLSSEDILKKYKGQQAPERGFSFLKDPCFFAHSVFLKSPHRIEVMAMLMGLCLLVYTIGQRQLRLSLKQQETGLKNPLGKLTDRPTLRWIFQCFQGIHLVRIQDNQKISNLTDERRNILRFFPKPCQEYYLLS; encoded by the coding sequence ATGAATCAATCAACAGAAATTGAAGTCAAAAATCTAGACCATCTGGGATTAGTAGCCGGAATTATCGATGAAATAGGAATCGTTGAAATTATCAACGAACAAGTCTCAATTGAGCGAGGAGAAATTGTCACAGCGGGGCAAGTAGTGAAAGCAATTATCCTGAATGGATTGGGATTTGTCTCCCGAGCCTTGTATTTATTTCCTCAATTTTTTGAAGATAAAGCAACCGAACATCTGCTGGGAGAGGGCATCGAACCCAAGCACTTGAATGATGATAAAATTGGTCGAGTAATGGACAAACTTTATCAACTGGATGTTTCGGGTATTTTCCTACTCATCAGTTTAGCCGCCGTGAAAAAATTTGGTGTAGCAACCGAGAACTCCCATTTAGATTCGACTTCTCTATCAGTAGAAGGAGAATATAAAAAGGAATACCCAACAGTAGAAATCCTGAAATCAGGAGCAGTGGGAGAAGAAATTGAAACCAGACAACAGCCAATAAAAATTACCTACGGATACTCCCGCGACCGAAGACCTGACTTAAAACAATTTATGATTGACTTAATCGTAAGTGGGGATGGAGATGTACCTTTATTCCTGAAAGTAGGGGACGGAAATGAAGCGGACAAAGCGGTTTTTGGTCAAATCGCCCGAGAATTTAAAAAACAAGTTGACTTTGACAGTTTAATAGTCGGCGATAGCGCCCTCTATAGCAAAGAGAATTTAAAACTAATGAAAGAAATGCGTTGGTTGTCTCGAGTACCATTAAGCATTAAAGAGGCTCAAGAGTTGGTTGATAGCATCTCAGAAAAAGAGTTAACCGATTCAGAAATACCGGGTTATTCCTGGCGGGAAACCATCTCTAACTATGGGGGGATAGAACAAAGATGGTTGCTAGTTGAAAGTCAAGCTAGACAAGAATCAGACTTGAAAAAATTAGAGAAAAAAATCGAGCAGGAAAAGAATTCTGCCCAAGAAAAAATCCGGCAACTATCCCGAAGAGAATTTGAGAATAGAGCGGTGGCGTTGGCGATAGCCAAAGGATTATCTGACTCCTTAAAATCTCATCAGTTAACGGAGATTAAAGTCAATCTCATTCCGCCTGAGTCCCAGGGGTCAAAACTCAAATCAAAAGACGATTTACCCTCTCAAAGCTATCAAGTTCAAGCCGAATTAGAGTTGAATTTGACCGCCATTGAGAGGCTAAAGAAACGAGCAGGACGATTCGTTTTAGCAACTAACGATTTGGAGAAACAACGATTAAGCAGTGAGGATATACTCAAAAAATATAAAGGGCAACAAGCTCCGGAAAGAGGATTTTCTTTTCTCAAAGACCCCTGCTTTTTTGCCCACAGTGTCTTTCTCAAATCTCCCCATAGAATCGAGGTCATGGCCATGCTCATGGGCTTGTGCCTGCTGGTTTATACTATTGGTCAAAGACAACTTCGTTTAAGTTTAAAACAGCAGGAGACGGGACTGAAAAATCCGTTGGGTAAGTTAACTGACCGACCGACGTTACGCTGGATATTTCAGTGCTTTCAAGGGATTCATCTCGTCCGTATTCAAGACAATCAAAAGATTAGCAACTTAACGGATGAGAGGCGCAACATTTTGAGATTTTTTCCCAAACCTTGCCAGGAATATTATCTCTTATCTTGA
- a CDS encoding glucokinase: protein MTILLGGDIGGTKTILRLVDCQNSSDSPQPRLITLDQEIYPSKQYPDLVPIVQQFLARQTTIPPVEKACFGIAGPVVNNSSELTNLSWSLTGDRLSHELQIERVKLINDFAAIGYGVLGLAPEELHNLQSAPTVPEAPIAVIGAGTGLGEGFLIPVSKGKYQVFASEGSHADFAPRSSLEYQLLNYLLELYNIERLSVERVVSGPGITSIYRFLHDSNSSQSSPAMAEIYRTWLAEMGKPQKTVDLAAKIASFAQDDSDDLCYQTMKIFVEAYGAEAGNLALKLLPYGGLYIAGGIAAKNLPLMTEGSFMKAFRAKGRMRELLSNIPVHIVLNAQVGLMGAVSCASQL from the coding sequence ATGACGATTCTTTTAGGGGGAGATATCGGGGGAACTAAAACAATCCTGCGTTTAGTGGATTGCCAAAACTCATCGGATAGTCCCCAACCCCGGCTAATTACTCTCGATCAAGAAATTTATCCTAGTAAACAATACCCCGATCTGGTGCCGATCGTCCAGCAGTTTTTAGCCCGACAAACCACTATTCCCCCAGTGGAAAAAGCTTGTTTCGGTATTGCCGGTCCAGTGGTTAACAATAGTTCCGAATTGACTAATTTAAGTTGGTCTCTAACTGGCGACCGCCTAAGCCACGAGCTGCAGATTGAGCGGGTAAAATTAATTAATGATTTTGCGGCGATCGGTTATGGGGTGTTAGGATTAGCCCCAGAGGAGCTGCACAATCTACAGTCGGCCCCAACAGTACCAGAGGCCCCGATTGCGGTTATCGGTGCGGGGACGGGGTTAGGAGAGGGTTTTTTGATTCCTGTGTCGAAGGGTAAATATCAGGTGTTTGCTAGTGAGGGTTCCCACGCCGATTTTGCCCCTCGATCGAGTTTAGAATATCAACTATTAAATTATCTCTTGGAACTCTATAATATCGAGCGCCTTTCGGTGGAGCGAGTGGTTTCTGGTCCTGGAATCACTTCTATCTATCGATTTCTCCACGATAGTAACTCTAGTCAGTCATCGCCAGCCATGGCGGAAATTTACCGCACTTGGTTAGCAGAAATGGGTAAACCACAAAAAACCGTGGATTTAGCGGCTAAAATTGCCAGTTTTGCCCAAGATGACTCGGATGATCTCTGTTATCAAACCATGAAAATCTTTGTCGAGGCCTACGGTGCGGAAGCGGGCAATTTAGCCCTCAAGTTGCTTCCCTACGGAGGATTATACATAGCGGGGGGGATTGCGGCCAAAAATCTTCCCCTAATGACTGAGGGGAGCTTTATGAAGGCTTTTCGGGCTAAAGGTCGGATGAGGGAGCTATTAAGCAATATTCCCGTCCATATCGTCCTTAATGCCCAAGTGGGACTAATGGGGGCAGTTTCCTGCGCTAGTCAGCTATGA